The Candidatus Alcyoniella australis genomic interval CCGTTCGAACGATGATCTGAGGCGCAAGACCTCGAATAGGCGGATGGAGGGAGCTGAAATCATCCTCGCCGGAGGAAAACCAGCAACGATACTTGACTGCCCTCTTTCATAGGCGGCTCGAAGCCGCATTGCCGAGCCCCAGGACCAGCCGGCCTGATCAGACCTGCCGACGCGGAGTGGTTCGTTGACCCAGAGTAAGGATCGAGAGCGCCGTAAAAGCGCCTAAGGACAAACAAGCAATCCCTTGGCCCACAGGCAGCCGCCGCAGGTGGGAAATTCGTTGCCAAAGCAGTCCTCTTCGTTGGCCTCGGCCAGGGAGCAGCCGCCGCAGCTGGGACAGGGCGAGAAGTCGAACTCGCGCACCCCGGTGCGAAACCTGCGGAACTGTTTGGAGCGCCAAATCGCGGCCAGATCTTGCTGACTGACGTTGCCCACGTGGAAGCTACGCACGTGACGCGGGCGTCCGTAGAGCAGGCAATGATGGGTGTGCAGCAACGTCACACAGGGGCTGACCGCGCCGTTCCAGGCCACGGCAGCCGACCCGCGCCAGGCGAACGGGCAGCGGCCCGACGACCCAGTTCTGCACCAGCGACAGGCCGAGCACCTTCTAGTCGCGGAACACGCGGCCCATCTCCTCGTAACGTACCTTGGCCAACGGCGAGTACATCATCAGGATCAGGCCCACGGCGATCGGCACGTTGGTCGTGCCCACCGAGAATCGATTCCAAAACTCGGCGACTCCCGGCCGCAGGTAGCCGCCGAGCACCCCCACGGCCATCGCCACGAAAATCCAGAGGGTCAGGTAACGGTCGAGCAGGGACAGCTTGCGGGTGATCGATGCGCTCATCGCAATCCCCGGAATGCGAAGAATCCGCCGACAACGATTATCAGCACGCCAGCGGCACGCCGCAGCAAGTTGGTGGCGGAGGTCAGCCGTTTATTTTCAATGACCGCCTTGGCCGCGCCCATGCTGGTTCCGGCGACCACGATCAACGCACAATGCCCCGAGGCATAGGCCAGCAGCAACAGGCCGCCGTAAACAACCGACGATCCGCTGCCCGCGATGTAGGCCAACAGCACCACCAGCATCGGCGCTGCGCAGGGCGCCGATACCACGCCGAACAGCAGCCCGAGCACAAAAGCGCCCGCAGTGCCCTTGAGTTTCGGATTGACGTTCAATTGCGGAATCGGGATTTTCAGCAACCCCGTCAGATGCAAACCCATCAGCAGGCAGACCCCGGCCACCACCAAGTTCCAGACACTGGATACCCGACCGAACAGCTTGCCCAGCAACGCTGCGGCAATGCCCATGCCGGTGAACATCACGGCCAGCCCGAGCACGAACAGCAGCGAGAAGATGAAGGCTCGCTTGGTGGACTTGATAGCGTTGTCGCCGGAGACGAAGCCGATTGTCAGCGGAATCATCGCCAGCACGCAGGGGTTGCTCGCGGTCAGCAGGCCGCCGAGAAACACCACGACCAGCGCCAGCCAGGGGCTGGTCTGGATATAGGTTCCGACGTTGTCGAACAGACCCTGCATCAATCGGGCTTATTTAGGACCAGTCCCAGTTGCTCAAGCTCGCCGAACACTAGCTCATTGTCCAACCGCCCCTGGGCCTTGTACAGCTCCGCGCCGTCCGCTCCGACCGCCAGCACCGCGGGAAAAGTAAACAGCTTGTAGCGGCTCGTTAACGCGTCGACCTGTTCAGGCTGCTTTGCATAGTCGAGGCGTTTTAGCGTGATGCCCTGGGCCAGTGCGCCCTCGATCTTGTCGGCCAGCGGCTGCGCGGCCTGGCATGCCACATCGATGCAGTGGCAGGCGTTGGACTGATGGAGAAAGTAGATCGTGCTCTGCTCGGCCGGCTGTGCGTCCGAAGCCGAGGAGCCGACGCAAAGCAGCATCACCAGAATTGTTGAAACCATCAATATACGCACGGTTTTCATTTTGCCTCCTTCAGCAGTCGCTTGACCGCGTCAAGCTTGGGCAGCGGTTTGCCCTGATGTACTACCTTGCCGTCAACCACGAGGCCCGGAGTCAACGCCACGTACTCGATAATCTTGTCGATATCCGTGACGTACTCGATCTCGGCGTCCAGC includes:
- a CDS encoding cytochrome c biogenesis protein CcdA encodes the protein MQGLFDNVGTYIQTSPWLALVVVFLGGLLTASNPCVLAMIPLTIGFVSGDNAIKSTKRAFIFSLLFVLGLAVMFTGMGIAAALLGKLFGRVSSVWNLVVAGVCLLMGLHLTGLLKIPIPQLNVNPKLKGTAGAFVLGLLFGVVSAPCAAPMLVVLLAYIAGSGSSVVYGGLLLLAYASGHCALIVVAGTSMGAAKAVIENKRLTSATNLLRRAAGVLIIVVGGFFAFRGLR
- a CDS encoding thioredoxin family protein yields the protein MKIKVLGPGCRNCHALLETTKTAVAELGLDAEIEYVTDIDKIIEYVALTPGLVVDGKVVHQGKPLPKLDAVKRLLKEAK